From the Chloroflexota bacterium genome, the window TACAGCGATAAGATAGCCGAGCTCATTGATGAAGAGGTCTACGGACTTATCGAGGAAGCCCACGGGACTGCGCAGGAGATACTGGGCAAACACAAAGACAGGTTGGTGTCGATTGCGGAGCAGCTTATGGCTAAAGAGACGCTGGAAGGGGAGGAACTGGCAGCTATCCTGGGTGAGACGGCTCCAAAGCCGTCAAAGGAAGTCAAACCGGAACCCAGACCAGTCCCGGTCAAGCCGGTTGGCGAAGCTGAACTGGCGACCAAGCCCCAAAAAGCGCCTATAGTACCCCGTCTGGTCCCGAAGCAAACGCCGGCGGCTCCTGATTAAAGCCGGTGAAAGACGATTGAGAGGGGGCTACGCCCCCTCTTTTTTTGCCCCTATTCTTTACGGGCCACAACGTATTCAGCCAGTGCCAGCAACGCCTCCCGGCTGTTATTCTCCGGCAGGTCATTGAGGTTCTGGCAGGCCCGGGCGCTGTATTCCGAAGCCATAGCGTAGCACTCGTCCACAATCGGTGAGTTCCGCATCAAATCTATTGCCTGCTTAATGTTATCCTTGTCGTCTCGGTTCTCAAAGAGCCGTTTAATCGGGTTGTCTTCGGGGTAACGTTCCATCAGCAGCATCGCCGGCAGGGTAAGGGTTCCCTGCGTCAAATCCGAGCCAACCGGTTTACCCAGTTCTTCCTCGGTGCCGATGAAATCCAGAATATCATCCACGACCTGAAAGGCAATACCCAGGTAATATCCATATTCCCGGAGTATTTTGGTTGATTTCTCCGGGGCCTCGCTCAGGACGGCTCCTGACTCGGTGGCGAGGGAGAAGAGGGAGGCGGTCTTACGGGATATCTTCTTGAAGTACTGTTCCCTGGTCTGTTTCAAATTATATGTGCTGAAGAACTGGTTCAGTTCACCGCTGGAGATGGTGGCCAGCGTCTGTGAGAAGAGCTTGATTACGCGCGGGCACTGGGTATCGGAGACAAATTCGCCTGCCTTGGCGAAGAGGTAATCGCCGAGGAGTATGGCCGGCTCTTCTCCCCAGAGTTTATATATCGTAGCCCTGCCGCGACGCGTCATCGACTTGTCAATGGCGTCATCGTGGATAAGGGTGGCCGTGTGCATGAGTTCCACGGACACGGCCATGGGCAGCAGATATTTCAGATTATACTGGTAGAACTTGCCTGACAGCAGCGTCAGGGCCGGCCGAATACCTTTCCCGCCGCCACCCACCACGTAGTCCAGTTGCTCGGAAAGCCAGGGAAAATCAACTTTGATAATTGACCTGAGGTATTCTTTCACCTGGGACAGGTCATCCTGTATGGACTGGTATATTCCGCTGAGGTCCAAGGGTCTCCTTTCTCACCTACAATGGTGGTTGGCCGAGTTTCTTGGTTTCTTCTTCCACCAGGCTGTCATCAAGCTTGGAGAACAGGGGCTGTGGCGGCAGCAGCTTCTGCCCTGGTGGCAATGACTGTGGTTTCCAGCCGAAATCCTCGATGCTCCCGGTAAAGCCCAGGTATTCGTGCAGCTTCTGGGAGCTGAAAGGCAGGAAGGGATAGAGCATCGTTTTCAGATTGGCAATTACCTGAAGAGCGACATAAAGTGATTTAGCGGCATCCTCTCTATTTTCTTTGATTACTAACCAGGGTGACTTTCCATCGAGGTATCGGTTTGTCTCTTGGGCTAAAAGCATAGCTCGCATTATTGCTTGCCTAAAATGGCATTTTGATATGAGGTCGCCTATCTCACCAAGGAAAGCTTTTGAATCTGCCATGACACTCTTACTGAGGGCATCAAGCTCACCGGGCTCCGGTACACTGCCCTCAAAGTTACGGTAGACAAAGGTGAGCACACGGTGCACCAGGTTGCCGTACGTGGCCACCAGTTCGTCGTTATTGCGGCGCACAAACTCGCGCCAGGAGAAATCGGTATCGGAAGT encodes:
- a CDS encoding polyprenyl synthetase family protein, with the translated sequence MDLSGIYQSIQDDLSQVKEYLRSIIKVDFPWLSEQLDYVVGGGGKGIRPALTLLSGKFYQYNLKYLLPMAVSVELMHTATLIHDDAIDKSMTRRGRATIYKLWGEEPAILLGDYLFAKAGEFVSDTQCPRVIKLFSQTLATISSGELNQFFSTYNLKQTREQYFKKISRKTASLFSLATESGAVLSEAPEKSTKILREYGYYLGIAFQVVDDILDFIGTEEELGKPVGSDLTQGTLTLPAMLLMERYPEDNPIKRLFENRDDKDNIKQAIDLMRNSPIVDECYAMASEYSARACQNLNDLPENNSREALLALAEYVVARKE